GACTATGCAGCTGTCCTGGCTGCTGCTGTACTCAATGCATGGTGTCGCATTGGCTATGTATACAACCTTTGCAGTGCCATCCGTGCTGCTGTAATTCAGCCATATTATGTCGAGTGGAGAATACGTGTCTTTCATCCAGAACGGGTATATGCCCGGGTTGTCGAAGCGGAACAGCATGAATGTGTCATTTGTGACCGTGGCGTTCATGAGTCCTGTGGCGCGCTCTGCCTCGGTGTAAGCATAAGAGGTTATGCGGTAGGTGTTCCCGTTCACCTGGAACGAAACCGGCCTTTGGCCCTGGTTATAAAATATATACGCTGCCGCAGCGGCAACAACTACGATTGCGGTTG
This portion of the Candidatus Micrarchaeota archaeon genome encodes:
- a CDS encoding DUF192 domain-containing protein, encoding MKRASYIFAATAIVVVAAAAAYIFYNQGQRPVSFQVNGNTYRITSYAYTEAERATGLMNATVTNDTFMLFRFDNPGIYPFWMKDTYSPLDIIWLNYSSTDGTAKVVYIANATPCIEYSSSQDSCIVYTPRSEANYVLEARAGFAKANDMTAGTEIRFLYK